DNA sequence from the Leguminivora glycinivorella isolate SPB_JAAS2020 chromosome 13, LegGlyc_1.1, whole genome shotgun sequence genome:
aaaaaaaatagaatttaAAGTGATGTAAAAAGCGGGGAATATTGTCAGTTTCTGCAGTTATGTAGATTGTAGAACTACCAATATTGGTCGGCTTGAATAACCCGTGTGATACTTTAAAAGTGCTAATGGAAAGAGGCCATTCTGTGAGACTAACTTAATTCAAGATATTTCCTCCAGCGATCCTTGATACAATGCCTAATTATTTATCTTAATATTTGTAAAATCTATTAAATAAGAAATGTCGGGTTTCATTGATTACAGGATTAGAAATGAAAGTGTTTATCATTGACTATTTGCTTACCATGAGATTTGTCAATGTCCATGGCGGAGGCGTCATTCTCCCGCCTGTCGTCTTCGTCTTCTTTCCTTTCCATCGGGCTGTCTCGCTCCGAAATACGCCGCTCTCTGCAAtattttaaagttacatattTTGCTGGAACAACACAATAAAAATTAACGTCAACACTATTCATCGTTTTCAGACAAGCATTATTCCTTATGTGTTTACCATAGTTCCTTGTCTATTTGTAGATCAAGATCCAGGGCaacattattttattcaataatttttaTCAGTGAGAAAATAAGTAACGTCTGACGGCCCTGGGATCTTGGACTTTTGCTTTACACAAAAACATGTAGACGTGTTTCTCAACGAATTCATGCAATAAGGATGTGGTGGCTTCTCGCACAAGACCAATGAGGCTCTATGACAATCCCTGTTTCAAAAAGTAAAACACGTTAATCAAGAGTCACCGCTCTTTGCACGCGGCTTACGCAGAGTATTTCCATACCCGTCGATGGCGCCTGGACAACGCTTGGAAGGCTCCTAGATATAGAAGAgagctgtgtgcgtagccgaatgcacaaacgctcacgataatatctttttcgtagctatctatctctaacggtcttgcgcattggcgcaacagagccagagtacatttctgcggcgtttcggtttcgtttcgcgtcgcagaaatgtcattcggctacggggcctgcgtgcgtagccgaatggcatttctccgacgccaaacgaaaacgaaacgccgcgccagttagtctggccctgtcgcgccaatacgcacgagcgatagagatagatatctactagcgtttcgtttcgtgagcgtttgtaccattcggctacgcaccctggtgaGTGTTGTGTGCCGTGACTCACCGCATGGGCGACATGTCGAGGCTGCTGTCGGGCGTGGTGGGCGGCGTGTTGTCGAGCAGCGCGCGCCGCCCCCACGCGGCCGGCGCGCAGCCCGCCTCCGCCGCGTGCCCGCCCGCCACCGGTGACCGCGCGGAGCCCGCGCGACGTTCCTCTGCTGAATATAACAAATGCTAACAATAAAATAtgaacaataaaaacaaatgaaacgAAAGAAGCGTCCGTCGGGGTTCTAAACGATTCAAGCGCGTGGTATCATAAAcgctttgttttttatttatttattattcaaaaaaacataaactacacttatatacattttatatatctCGCCAAACTATGACGTTTGATAGCGAGTTAACGCTCATTTTTatacttgtaatttttttacttACTTCGTAACagttttttaatacttttacttaatttgtattttaagatCCAGAAATAGTTACATTCGAGATTGAGTTAGGAAACTAGTATCGAAAACACCCTCAGAATTCGGGTACCACGATCGAGCGAATGCTCCTATAGCACATCTAGCAGTTAAGGGTCGGTACCTTTGTTGGCGTGTTATGGAGCGCAGGCGAACGGCATGTGTCGGATGAGCTGGGGATCCTCGCACAGCAGCAGCGACCGGTTGCTGTCCCCTATCCTACTCGCACAGCATATAGTCTGTCTCGCTCTAGTGTCACCTTTGTTGGCGTGTTGCGGCGCGCAGGCGAAGGGCATGTGCAGGTCGGCGCGCGGCGGCTCGGCGTCGGGCGCGGGCGAGCCGGGGATGGTCTCCTCGCACAGCAGCAGCGACCGGTTGCTGTTCCCTGTCCTACTCGCACAGCATATAGTCTGTCTCGCTCTAGTGTCACCTTTGTTGGCGTGTTGCGGCGCGCAGGCGAAGGGCATGTGCAGGTCGGCGCGCGGCGGCTCGGCGTCGGGCGCGGGCGAGCCGGGGATGGTCTCCTCGCACAGCAGCAGCGACCGGTTGCTGTTCCCTGTCCTACTCGCACAGCATATAGTCTGTCTCGCTCTAGTGTCACCTTTGTTGGCGTGTTGCGGCGCGCAGGCGAAGGGCATGTGCAGGTCGGCGCGCGGCGGCTCGGCGTCGGGCGCGGGCGAGCCGGGGATGGTCTCCTCGCACAGCAGCAGCGACCGGTTGCTGTTCCCTGTCCTACTCGCACAGCATATAGTCTGTCTCGCTCTAGTGTCACCTTTGTTGGCGTGTTGCGGCGCGCAGGCGAAGGGCATGTGCAGGTCGGCGCGCGGCGGCTCGGCGTCGGGCGCGGGCGAGCCGGGGATGGTCTCCTCGCACAGCAGCAGCGACCGGTTGCTGTTCCCTGTCCTACTCGCACAGCATATAGTCTGTCTCGCTCTAGTGTCACCTTTGTTGGCGTGTTGCGGCCAGAGATGGGCATCAATCGATTGATTTTTTAGTTAACTAATCAATCGACTAAAAATATCAATCGGCATTATTCAATCGCGATTGATTTAGTTGCGATTAAATTAGTTGTGGGAATGTTCGACTAACAActaaattagttttagtttcaatCGACTAAATTCCACGAATAAATCATTAAAACTACACAGTCGGCCGTTTTTGCATTTATATCTTATTTGTAActacaagtaggtatgtatataacaTTGGAGGTACTCGTATGTTGTAACTATGTTGGTTTGGGTGGAATTTTGTGGATTATTTTGAAGTAGATATATTGGACCGATTGAGCTAAAATTACGTATACACGTTTAATTTGTAATGCTtgaatgacaatgcaatattataacGATATATCGGTAACGAAAAATAGCGAAAAACTGCAGTGTTCACAAGTAGCaaacaaaacaattaagtaTGTTATTGCAATACTTTAAattatacgatactgagtaaatCTTAGACATAGAAATTACCAGTATTTTGCTGTCTCTGTCGATAGTAAAACTCTTTTTAGTGGCACGTGGGGACAAAACATTGGGCTAAATGACTAATCCTACTTACctggaaataatttcattttggtGCAAGGGCCGACGCATCTTCTAAAAATAAGACGTTCTATTGAATCAAACATCTGCATATTGTTTATCTATTATCTACGCGCACTATTTTGTtgtctttaaaatatttaaacctcTTTGTAATGTAAAGAACTCTCAGCGTTAATTATTGTTCATCTTCCTTGCGGCATTCTACATTCAAATTTATATAATGGCAACAACGAATTTCACGATATTTGGTATATactatacaccatgtttttattgaattccgttaattttaagggaaggttccgtaggtcaaatacaatgaattgctctaaaaaactagcgacttaactcttacggttgtagaattattcaaaaaataaatcaaactttttttttttggaaatgtaTTTAAACCAGTCAACCGGgtacttttattgtgtttttttaatgttattttactaATGCACAAACAAAgtacccattttttatttaccctTAGATAAGAGAAATATAATCCAATTTCAAAGTGACTGTAGTAGCAAAATAATAGTTAGAACACCGATCTAACTCCTTAGAAATGGTTAAAATATCTTAAGTAGGTAATACATGATGATATGTTTAAACATTCGTTAAGATGTCCTAATCAGTCTGTCAACATTAGTTGCGAGAAATAAGTCTAACTAATTAGTCGATTACAAAATTTAGTTGTCCGAAATCAATCGGCAACTAATTTAGTTGCAACTAAATTAGTCGCGCTCTATACAACTAAGATTGATCATTCGTGGTTTTCAATCGTCAGTCGCAATTAAATCTTGTAATTTTAATCGTTAATCGTTAGTCGATTACATTTTGCCCATCTCTGGTTGCGGCGCGCAGGCGAAGGGCATGTGCAGGTCGGCGCGCGGCGGCTCGGCGTCGGGCGCGGGCGAGCCGGGGATGGTCTCCTCGCACAGCAGCAGCGACCGGTTGCTGTTCCCTGTCCTACTCGCACAGCATATAGTCTGTCTCGCTCTAGTGTCACCTTTGTTGGCGTGTTGCGGCGCGCAGGCGAAGGGCATGTGCAGGTCGGCGCGCGGCGGCTCGGCGTCGGGCGCGGGCGAGCCGGGGATGGTCTCCTCGCACAGCAGCAGCGACCGGTTGCTGTTCCCTGTCCTACTCGCACAGCATATAGTCTGTCTCGCTCTAGTGTCACCTTTGTTGGCGTGTTGCGGCGCGCAGGCGAAGGGCATGTGCAGGTCGGCGCGCGGCGGCTCGGCGTCGGGCGCGGGCGAGCCGGGGATGGTCTCCTCGCACAGCAGCAGCGACCGGTTGCTGTCCCCTGTCCTACTCGCACAGCATATAGTCTGTCTCGCTCTAGTGTCACCTTTGTTGGCGTGTTGCGGCGCGCAGGCGAAGGGCATGTGCAGGTCGGCGCGCGGCGGCTCGGCGTCGGGCGCGGGCGAGCCGGGGATGGTCTCCTCGCACAGCAGCAGCGACCGGTTGCTGTTCCCTGTCCTACTCGCACAGCATATAGTCTGTCTCGCTCTAGTGTCACCTTTGTTGGCGTGTTGCGGCGCGCAGGCGAAGGGCATGTGCAGGTCGGCGCGCGGCGGCTCGGCGTCGGGCGCGGGCGAGCCGGGGATGGTCTCCTCGCACAGCAGCAGCGACCGGTTGCTGTTCCCTGTCCTACTCGCACAGCATATAGTCTGTCTCGCTCTAGTGTCACCTTTGTTGGCGTGTTGCGGCGCGCAGGCGAAGGGCATGTGCAGGTCGGCGCGCGGCGGCTCGGCGTCGGGCGCGGGCGAGCCGGGGATGGTCTCCTCGCACAGCAGCAGCGACCGGTTGCTGTTCCCTGTCCTACTCGCACAGCATATAGTCTGTCTCGCTCTAGTGTCACCTTTGTTGGCGTGTTGCGGCGCGCAGGCGAAGGGCATGTGCAGGTCGGCGCGCGGCGGCTCGGCGTCGGGCGCGGGCGAGCCGGGGATGGTCTCCTCGCACAGCAGCAGCGACCGGTTGCTGTTCCCTGTCCTACTCGCACAGCATATAGTCTGTCTCGCTCTAGTGTCACCTTTGTTGGCGTGTTGCGGCGCGCAGGCGAAGGGCATGTGCAGGTCGGCGCGCGGCGGCTCGGCGTCGGGCGCGGGCGAGCCGGGGATGGTCTCCTCGCACAGCAGCAGCGACCGGTTGCTGTTCCCTGTCCTACTCGCACAGCATATAGTCTGTCTCGCTCTAGTGTCACCTTTGTTGGCGTGTTGCGGCGCGCAGGCGAAGGGCATGTGCAGGTCGGCGCGCGGCGGCTCGGCGTCGGGCGCGGGCGAGCCGGGGATGGTCTCCTCGCACAGCAGCAGCGACCGGTTGCTGTCCCCTGTCCTACTCGCACAGCATATAGTCTGTCTCGCTCTAGTGTCACCTTTGTTGGCGTGTTGCGGCGCGCAGGCGAAGGGCATGTGCAGGTCGGCGCGCGGCGGCTCGGCGTCGGGCGCGGGCGAGCCGGGGATGGTCTCCTCGCACAGCAGCAGCGACCGGTTGCTGTTCCCTGTCCTACTCGCACAGCATATAGTCTGTCTCGCTCTAGTGTCACCTTTGTTGGCGTGTTGCGGCGCGCAGGCGAAGGGCATGTGCAGGTCGGCGCGCGGCGGCTCGGCGTCGGGCGCGGGCGAGCCGGGGATGGTCTCCTCGCACAGCAGCAGCGACCGGTTGCTGTTCCCTGTCCTACTCGCACAGCATATAGTCTGTCTCGCTCTAGTGTCACCTTTGTTGGCGTGTTGCGGCGCGCAGGCGAAGGGCATGTGCAGGTCGGCGCGCGGCGGCTCGGCGTCGGGCGCGGGCGAGCCGGGGATGGTCTCCTCGCACAGCAGCAGCGACCGGTTGCTGTTCCCTGTCCTACTCGCACAGCATATAGTCTGTCTCGCTCTAGTGTCACCTTTGTTGGCGTGTTGCGGCGCGCAGGCGAAGGGCATGTGCAGGTCGGCGCGCGGCGGCTCGGCGTCGGGCGCGGGCGAGCCGGGGATGGTCTCCTCGCACAGCAGCAGCGACCGGTTGCTGTTCCCTGTCCTACTCGCACAGCATATAGTCTGTCTCGCTCTAGTGTCACCTTTGTTGGCGTGTTGCGGCGCGCAGGCGAAGGGCATGTGCAGGTCGGCGCGCGGCGGCTCGGCGTCGGGCGCGGGCGAGCCGGGGATGGTCTCCTCGCACAGCAGCAGCGACCGGTTGCTGTTCCCTGTCCTACTCGCACAGCATATAGTCTGTCTCGCTCTAGTGTCACCTTTGTTGGCGTGTTGCGGCGCGCAGGCGAAGGGCATGTGCAGGTCGGCGCGCGGCGGCTCGGCGTCGGGCGCGGGCGAGCCGGGGATGGTCTCCTCGCACAGCAGCAGCGACCGGTTGCTGTTCCCTGTCCTACTCGCACAGCATATAGTCTGTCTCGCTCTAGTGTCACCTTTGTTGGCGTGTTGCGGCGCGCAGGCGAAGGGCATGTGCAGGTCGGCGCGCGGCGGCTCGGCGTCGGGCGCGGGCGAGCCGGGGATGGTCTCCTCGCACAGCAGCAGCGACCGGTTGCTGTTCCCTGTCCTACTCGCACAGCATATAGTCTGTCTCGCTCTAGTGTCACCTTTGTTGGCGTGTTGCGGCGCGCAGGCGAAGGGCATGTGCAGGTCGGCGCGCGGCGGCTCGGCGTCGGGCGCGGGCGAGCCGGGGATGGTCTCCTCGCACAGCAGCAGCGACCGGTTGCTGTCCCCTGTCCTACTCGCACAGCATATAGTCTGTCTCGCTCTAGTGTCACCTTTGTTGGCGTGTTGCGGCGCGCAGGCGAAGGGCATGTGCAGGTCGGCGCGCGGCGGCTCGGCGTCGGGCGCGGGCGAGCCGGGGATGGTCTCCTCGCACAGCAGCAGCGACCGGTTGCTGTTCCCTGTCCTACTCGCACAGCATATAGTCTGTCTCGCTCTAGTGTCACCTTTGTTGGCGTGTTGCGGCGCGCAGGCGAAGGGCATGTGCAGGTCGGCGCGCGGCGGCTCGGCGTCGGGCGCGGGCGAGCCGGGGATGGTCTCCTCGCACAGCAGCAGCGACCGGTTGCTGTCCCCTGTCCTACTCGCACAGCATATAGTCTGTCTCGCTCTAGTGTCACCTTTGTTGGCGTGTTGCGGCGCGCAGGCGAAGGGCATGTGCAGGTCGGCGCGCGGCGGCTCGGCGTCGGGCGCGGGCGAGCCGGGGATGGTCTCCTCGCACAGCAGCAGCGACCGGTTGCTGTCCCCTGTCCTACTCGCACAGCATATAGTCTGTCTCGCTCTAGTGTCACCTTTGTTGGCGTGTTGCGGCGCGCAGGCGAAGGGCATGTGCAGGTCGGCGCGCGGCGGCTCGGCGTCGGGCGCGGGCGAGCCGGGGATGGTCTCCTCGCACAGCAGCAGCGACCGGTTGCTGTCCCCTGTCCTACTCGCACAGCATATAGTCTGTCTCGCTCTAGTGTCACCTTTGTTGGCGTGTTGCGGCGCGCAGGCGAAGGGCATGTGCAGGTCGGCGCGCGGCGGCTCGGCGTCGGGCGCGGGCGAGCCGGGGATGGTCTCCTCGCACAGCAGCAGCGACCGGTTGCTGTCCCCTGTCCTACTCGCACAGCATATAGTCTGTCTCGCTCTAGTGTCACCTTTGTTGGCGTGTTGCGGCGCGCAGGCGAAGGGCATGTGCAGGTCGGCGCGCGGCGGCTCGGCGTCGGGCGCGGGCGAGCCGGGGATGGTCTCCTCGCACAGCAGCAGCGACCGGTTGCTGTCCCCTGTCCTACTCGCACAGCATATAGTCTGTCTCGCTCTAGTGTCACCTTTGTTGGCGTGTTGCGGCGCGCAGGCGAAGGGCATGTGCAGGTCGGCGCGCGGCGGCTCGGCGTCGGGCGCGGGCGAGCCGGGGATGGTCTCCTCGCACAGCAGCAGCGACCGGTTGCTGTCCCCTGTCCTACTCGCACAGCATATAGTCTGTCTCGCTCTAGTGTCACCTTTGTTGGCGTGTTGCGGCGCGCAGGCGAAGGGCATGTGCAGGTCGGCGCGCGGCGGCTCGGCGTCGGGCGCGGGCGAGCCGGGGATGGTCTCCTCGCACAGCAGCAGCGACCGGTTGCTGTCCCCTGTCCTACTCGCACAGCATATAGTCTGTCTCGCTCTAGTGTCACCTTTGTTGGCGTGTTGCGGCGCGCAGGCGAAGGGCATGTGCAGGTCGGCGCGCGGCGGCTCGGCGTCGGGCGCGGGCGAGCCGGGGATGGTCTCCTCGCACAGCAGCAGCGACCGGTTGCTGTCCCCTGTCCTACTCGCACAGCATATAGTCTGTCTCGCTCTAGTGTCACCTTTGTTGGCGTGTTGCGGCGCGCAGGCGAAGGGCATGTGCAGGTCGGCGCGCGGCGGCTCGGCGTCGGGCGCGGGCGAGCCGGGGATGGTCTCCTCGCACAGCAGCAGCGACCGGTTGCTGTTCCCTGTCCTACTCGCACAGCATATAGTCTGTCTCGCTCTAGTGTCACCTTTGTTGGCGTGTTGCGGCGCGCAGGCGAAGGGCATGTGCAGGTCGGCGCGCGGCGGCTCGGCGTCGGGCGCGGGCGAGCCGGGGATGGTCTCCTCGCACAGCAGCAGCGACCGGTTGCTGTTCCCTGTCCTACTCGCACAGCATATAGTCTGTCTCGCTCTAGTGTCACCTTTGTTGGCGTGTTGCGGCGCGCAGGCGAAGGGCATGTGCAGGTCGGCGCGCGGCGGCTCGGCGTCGGGCGCGGGCGAGCCGGGGATGGTCTCCTCGCACAGCAGCAGCGACCGGTTGCTGTTCCCTGTCCTACTCGCACAGCATATAGTCTGTCTCGCTCTAGTGTCACCTTTGTTGGCGTGTTGCGGCGCGCAGGCGAAGGGCATGTGCAGGTCGGCGCGCGGCGGCTCGGCGTCGGGCGCGGGCGAGCCGGGGATGGTCTCCTCGCACAGCAGCAGCGACAGGTTGCTGTCGTCCTCGGCGGGGCCGCGAGCGCTGCCCGCTACTACTACGCGTGCACCTGGGACATGGTAGACTGCTTTAAAATTCCAACTAATATTGAGCTTGTAAACGATCCACACAGAGACAGTGTCGAGGCAACAACCTCCAGAGACGACCATTGTAGACATGCCTCGGTCGAGGCAGCGAGCGACTCTTCCTCGGCCGAAAGTCCTCGCAGTGCTCCGAAAGTGCTCTGTGTGGATCAGTCTTTTCGGTGACGTTTCAGTGTTTTTCGGTCTTAGGTACtactaagggtccccccacatctagcgtctcgcgagcgtcgcgtcgggtcaactgtatggaaaaagacgccgcgtcgaggcgtcaggctttgcccatacagtacagactttttccatacagttggcccgacgcgacgctcgcgagacgctagatgtggggggaccctaagttCTGAGTTTCGTAGAGTTTCTTTACTGTCAGAAAAAATCCTAAACAATCTACTGCTTGAAGCGAGAGACTACTATTTATATAACGGTCTTTAGTTTCAGAGTTTGATCGTGTAAAAACTTGCTTATTAGGCTGTGGAGATGAGGACATGTATACTGACTGTGCTTGCGCTCGTTCTTGCAGGCGTCCTCGAGCATGAGCAGCGTCTCGCCGGCGCTCCACTCGCCGGGCGACTTGCCCGCGTGCAGCGCGCTGCGCGCCGCGTCTGTGCCGCTCCATTCTTCTACCGTTAGCTTGTCTATTATTAACCTGCGAAACAAATTATTGATCAATCTAGAGGATTGTCTCTTTCGACTGCGAATGACTTCAATACCTACAAGATTTACAATGACGCGCTGCACAAGGGAAGCGTGGCGTTAAAATGATTTCATTCGAAATCTACGCAAGAGATATGTTACAAGTGCCCTTTGAATCTGTGAAGAGCTTACTACAAATATTATCGAATGaagtaatttatatatttactcatttatttaattttagttacATATGCATGATAAACTGAAAAtatagtaatattgtcttcggttaccgcgatagttactcatgaaataaaactatggaaacggattaaatcggaaacgtcgggatgtattttaaattcattatacgcgatttaatccgtttccatagttttatttcatgaaaatataGTGTTATTTACCTTCTATCAGAATCATCAGAGTCACTGGATTCGCTCCTATCCTCCGCCGGGAAAGGCGGCAAAGGTATACTTGCAGCTGCAGCCTGACTCGAGTTAATCTGGCTGGACAACTTTTGTATAGTGTCACTCAAAACTTTATTGTTCTTGCCCGGGGTAGGCATGGGCAGATCCGCCACACTCTTCCGTCGCTCCAGGATATTCAAAGGACTTAATAACCTGGGTGGCGAGGGTTCCTTAGCTTTAACCTTCTTGATATCAGCGAGGTCACGCTTCGCATCGGTAAAGTTGGATGGCTCACCGAAAATGGAATCCGTGACCGTTGGACTGATTTTCTTCAATGGCTCTTTAGGCTTTGTGTCCTGTTTGGGAGTTTTTGTTTCTAGCGGTATGGGCGATTGTTTGCCTTCGGGTTTGGTAATTTTGAGAAGATCAGTTTTGGGAGTGAGCGCGCGTGGTTTATCTGACTTGTCTGCTTTGTCTTCGACGGGCGGTGGAGACATGGACAGCCGTTTAGCGCTGTTGATGGCTTTAAGTAGTTTATCGGCTATCTTAGGACCCTCGGATTGGACGAGGAAGGCGGGAGGCGGTTCAGGAATCACGTCGATTCGCGCCGGACTATCCGGCTCCGATTTGTCTTCCTCTGTATCTATTAGGGGACTTGATGGAAGTTCTAGCTTGGGAGGATTTGGATCAGGATCCAAACTCTTTATTGGCTCGATTTTAACTTTGAGCGCTTCTTTTGTTTCCTTAGGTTTCGACGTGCTTTCTAAGGGATCTTTCGCTTTTGAAGCACTGTCTTTAGGATCCTTATTGATTTTGAAGATACTTTCTTTCGGATCCTTATTGCTTTTAATAATAGTGTCTTTGGGTTTGAAAATACTCTCAGTGGTATCttttggtttaaaaatattttcttttggaTCTTTATCTTTTGGTTTAGGATTCGTTTCCTTTGTATCTTTTACTTTGGGTAAACTCTCTTTCGGATCCTTGGATTTAGGTGTACTTTCCTTGGGATCTTTGGATTTCAAAGCGCTATCCTTGGGATCTTTCGCTTTAACGGGAATTTCTTTAGTATCCTTAGGTTTGAAAATACTGTCTTTTGTATCTTTAGGTTTCTGGTCAGATTCACTGGGTTCTTTAACTTCTGTCTCTTTAATTTCTTTAACTTTAGTTGTACTTTCTTTTAGTTCCTTAATTTTCAAGGGttctttttcttttgttttaaatatgcTTTCTTTTGGttccttgtttattttaaacacGTTGTCTTTGGGCTCATCACTTGGTAGTGGAATAGAATCCAAATCAATCATTGGTGGTTCCTCCTTAACAGTTTCTTCCTTCATATCCGGAGTGCTGTCACTCGTGGACTCCGAAGGCGTACTGGGAATAGGTATGTCTTTCATTTGAATTAAGGGGAATACAAGCGGGGGAGGCGTGTTAGCAGGCTCTGGAATACTTTCTAGGAGCTCTAATTCTTTTTCTGGATTACCCAGCATGCTTAGAATATTGTTCTCAGTTTTGGAATCTTCAGCTTGTTCAGATTCGTTAGATGATTCTTTCACTGGTTCTGGGGATTTAGGAGATTCTGAAGTGGGGACTGAGCTAGAGCTTGGCTCTCCTAGTTCTTCTTTAATCCCTATATCTTCAGGTTCATCCTCAGACGATTGTTCGTCATCAGCTCTGCTATCCGGCGAATCATCGATTAACTCCCGAAGTTTTGAGACCTTGCTTTTCTTTGAGTAAGTTTCTTGATTCTTTGCAGGTATGAAGCCTTCGAAGCGATGCCCTGAACTGCCGTCGCCGGGAAAGGAATCTTCGTCTAATGAAAATAGACCATCCTTTGAGTCGTCTTCAGGGCTCTGTCGGCCAGGAGCGTTGCTCGTGGAGCCAAAATCTCTAAAAGGTGATAGAGAAGGCGACCGTAATGGAGTTGTTCGGGATTTCAGAGGATCTTCGGAAATTTCTTCGCTAAGCGATTTGGACAGTGTTGAAGTGTATTTGCTAGGTGAAATATCATCAAAGATTCTATGTGTTCGTTTTTTCTTCTCGTCATGCAGTTCTAGTTCAAAAGGT
Encoded proteins:
- the LOC125232862 gene encoding uncharacterized protein LOC125232862 isoform X3, whose protein sequence is MQVDEPPFLPVGTDVSAKYKGAFCEAKIKKVARSIKCKVTLKVGGTITVNDDVIKGTLRVGSTVEVKQDPKKDAVEAVITKIQDCSQYTVVFDDGDITTLRRSALCLKSGRHFNESETLDQLPLTHPEHFSTPVIAGRRGRRGRAASDESEGEVSTRRMPADSEPHVGRVVLVEAAGGAERRRPHQPAFPALVVAPTPTIKVKEDYLVRSFKDGRYYTVPKKEAREFRKGSAPLEWGGVEAALQFLNNGTLPPHWDRAALFNEPRNTSDDSSDDEPREEKDHFVAQLYKFMDDRGTPLNRNPTIANRDIDLYRLFRVVQKLGGYNRVTNQNQWKTIADKMGFHPVTTSITNLCKQAYKKFLHSFEDFYRKLGVTLVAHPRGARTPPAGRSLIRDRDKQPPTSSSACSTPTNTQRTKDKDSDKSETDKSEKEEKLEKAEKPKEKRGSDEEDSADNQPLITTAPKVEKEKEKEKEKEKDKDKDNKSTTSTTTTTSEEKIVVKPRSQSRNRALPVKTEPLEKRTPKRRPISSKESTSAVTPRASRRPHASTDSDSSGRASRYVHRCGPTKKMQSRRSQSANSASSGNTIASNSSKRPRKRKTTEPSTNEPTRAGNVKAQVGDKLKVYYGPTQSESKVMKPKVTYEAKVIEISSEGMLRVHYTGWNTRYDEWIKPQRIALNVTQHEMRNKKSINNSRRVRSKRTEESSARSDSDSDSDSDDNVKRPPKKPDDKSSIKTPRSKDAKSSDSSSSSKPRKRPIRTVSTPTAVSPTKKPRPSSSTHQGRDYDLNEIRSELKGLHTVKQETEEPIKQEVVEKEASSSPQAATSAPEPTPPEKQPKDEDVYEFKEPEPFELELHDEKKKRTHRIFDDISPSKYTSTLSKSLSEEISEDPLKSRTTPLRSPSLSPFRDFGSTSNAPGRQSPEDDSKDGLFSLDEDSFPGDGSSGHRFEGFIPAKNQETYSKKSKVSKLRELIDDSPDSRADDEQSSEDEPEDIGIKEELGEPSSSSVPTSESPKSPEPVKESSNESEQAEDSKTENNILSMLGNPEKELELLESIPEPANTPPPLVFPLIQMKDIPIPSTPSESTSDSTPDMKEETVKEEPPMIDLDSIPLPSDEPKDNVFKINKEPKESIFKTKEKEPLKIKELKESTTKVKEIKETEVKEPSESDQKPKDTKDSIFKPKDTKEIPVKAKDPKDSALKSKDPKESTPKSKDPKESLPKVKDTKETNPKPKDKDPKENIFKPKDTTESIFKPKDTIIKSNKDPKESIFKINKDPKDSASKAKDPLESTSKPKETKEALKVKIEPIKSLDPDPNPPKLELPSSPLIDTEEDKSEPDSPARIDVIPEPPPAFLVQSEGPKIADKLLKAINSAKRLSMSPPPVEDKADKSDKPRALTPKTDLLKITKPEGKQSPIPLETKTPKQDTKPKEPLKKISPTVTDSIFGEPSNFTDAKRDLADIKKVKAKEPSPPRLLSPLNILERRKSVADLPMPTPGKNNKVLSDTIQKLSSQINSSQAAAASIPLPPFPAEDRSESSDSDDSDRRLIIDKLTVEEWSGTDAARSALHAGKSPGEWSAGETLLMLEDACKNERKHSARVVVAGSARGPAEDDSNLSLLLCEETIPGSPAPDAEPPRADLHMPFACAPQHANKGDTRARQTICCASRTGNSNRSLLLCEETIPGSPAPDAEPPRADLHMPFACAPQHANKGDTRARQTICCASRTGNSNRSLLLCEETIPGSPAPDAEPPRADLHMPFACAPQHANKGDTRARQTICCASRTGNSNRSLLLCEETIPGSPAPDAEPPRADLHMPFACAPQHANKGDTRARQTICCASRTGDSNRSLLLCEETIPGSPAPDAEPPRADLHMPFACAPQHANKGDTRARQTICCASRTGDSNRSLLLCEETIPGSPAPDAEPPRADLHMPFACAPQHANKGDTRARQTICCASRTGDSNRSLLLCEETIPGSPAPDAEPPRADLHMPFACAPQHANKGDTRARQTICCASRTGDSNRSLLLCEETIPGSPAPDAEPPRADLHMPFACAPQHANKGDTRARQTICCASRTGDSNRSLLLCEETIPGSPAPDAEPPRADLHMPFACAPQHANKGDTRARQTICCASRTGDSNRSLLLCEETIPGSPAPDAEPPRADLHMPFACAPQHANKGDTRARQTICCASRTGDSNRSLLLCEETIPGSPAPDAEPPRADLHMPFACAPQHANKGDTRARQTICCASRTGDSNRSLLLCEETIPGSPAPDAEPPRADLHMPFACAPQHANKGDTRARQTICCASRTGNSNRSLLLCEETIPGSPAPDAEPPRADLHMPFACAPQHANKGDTRARQTICCASRTGDSNRSLLLCEETIPGSPAPDAEPPRADLHMPFACAPQHANKGDTRARQTICCASRTGNSNRSLLLCEETIPGSPAPDAEPPRADLHMPFACAPQHANKGDTRARQTICCASRTGNSNRSLLLCEETIPGSPAPDAEPPRADLHMPFACAPQHANKGDTRARQTICCASRTGNSNRSLLLCEETIPGSPAPDAEPPRADLHMPFACAPQHANKGDTRARQTICCASRTGNSNRSLLLCEETIPGSPAPDAEPPRADLHMPFACAPQHANKGDTRARQTICCASRTGNSNRSLLLCEETIPGSPAPDAEPPRADLHMPFACAPQHANKGDTRARQTICCASRTGNSNRSLLLCEETIPGSPAPDAEPPRADLHMPFACAPQHANKGDTRARQTICCASRTGNSNRSLLLCEETIPGSPAPDAEPPRADLHMPFACAPQHANKGDTRARQTICCASRTGDSNRSLLLCEETIPGSPAPDAEPPRADLHMPFACAPQHANKGDTRARQTICCASRTGNSNRSLLLCEETIPGSPAPDAEPPRADLHMPFACAPQHANKGDTRARQTICCASRTGNSNRSLLLCEETIPGSPAPDAEPPRADLHMPFACAPQHANKGDTRARQTICCASRTGNSNRSLLLCEETIPGSPAPDAEPPRADLHMPFACAPQHANKAEERRAGSARSPVAGGHAAEAGCAPAAWGRRALLDNTPPTTPDSSLDMSPMRERRISERDSPMERKEDEDDRRENDASAMDIDKSHAGARSRKASESSCAGRGRTRRARRDTDDARSTDHQSDLKYNFFIELDPSWDCQTRINVLTTRLADLRKAYHSVKAELAAIDRRRKKLRRKEREAVKAAKAACS